The Pseudomonas bijieensis DNA window CGGAGCCTTTGAAATAGCGGCCCACGGCACCCTTCAAACCGGATTTAAGCAACACTGATCTGCCCCTTCTTCAACGCTTCCATGACAGCGGCTTTCGGGCCGTCGGCGAGAATCTGTCCACGGTCGATCACCAGCAGGCGATCCACCAGCGACAGCAAGGAGGCCCGGTGCGTCACCAGCAGCACGGTCTTGTTTTCCACCACGGCGGCCAGGCGCTGCTTCAAGCGTTCTTCACCGGTGTTGTCCATGGCGCTGGTGGGTTCGTCCAGCAACAGGATGGGCGGGTTGAGCAGCAGCGCGCGGGCCAGGGCGACGTTCTGGCGCTGGCCACCGGACAGGTTCTGCCCGCGCTCACCGACCTGCAGTTCATAGCCTTGCGGATGCAGCCGCGCGAACTCATGCACGCCCGCCAGCTCGGCGGCCTGGAGCACCAACTCGTCTTCGACGTAACGGGCGCCGGAGGTCAGGTTGTCTCGCAGGGTGCCGGCCAGCAACTGGATGTCCTGGGGCACATAGCCAATGTTGTAGCGCAGCTCGCTGACGTCGATCTGGCGGATGTCCACGCCGTCCACCAGCAACGCGCCGTCGTCCGGCTGGTACAGGCCCACCAGCAACTTGGCCAGGGAGCTCTTGCCCGAACCGCTGCGGCCAATGATGCCGATTTTCTCGCCCGGCTTGATCACCAGGTTGATGTTCTTCAGCGCGGCGTTCTGCTGGCCCGGGTAAGTGAAATTCAACTGACGGCATTCGACGGCACCCTGCAATACCTTGCGGCTCAGCGGACGCTCGTCGAAATTGCGTTCCTGGGGCAGCTCCATCATCTGGTCGACCGAGGTCATGGTCACCCGCGCCTGCTGGTAGCGGGTCAGCAGGCCCGACAGCGAAGCCAACGGGCTGAGGGCGCGGCCGCTGAGCATGTAGCAGGCAACCAGCCCACCCATGCTCAGGTTGCCAGCGATGATCAGGTAAACGCCAAAGACGATCATGATCACGCCGGCCAGTTGCTGGATCAGCAAGGTGATGTTCATCGCCAGGCCGGAGAGCATCTTCACCCGCAGTTCGAGGCGACTGAGGGTACCGATGGTCTGTTCCCACTGGTACTGACGCTCGCTCTCGGCGTTGTTGACCTTCACCGCGTCCAGGCCGGCCAGGGTCTCGATCAGGCTGGATTGGCGTTCGGCACCCAGGGCCATGGTGCGCTCCATAGTCGCTACCAGAGGCTTCTGCAAGGCATAGCCAATCAGCAGGGCAATCGGGAACGCCAGCACCGGAATCCACACCAGGTGCCCGCCGATGATCGCGATGACCATGAAAATCAGCAGGGTGAACGGCAGGTCGATCAGGCTGGTGAGGGTCAGCGAGGCGAGGAAGTCCCGCAGGCTCTGGAACTCATGGATGTTCTGGGCAAAACTGCCGACCCGCGCCGGGCGGTACTTCATGGACATGCCGACGATGCGCTCGAACAGCGTCGCCGAGATGATCAGGTCGGTTTTCTTGCCCGCCAGGTCCAGACACAGGCTGCGCAGCATCTTGAGGATCAGGTCGAACACATAGGCGCCGGTGATACCCACGGCCAGCACCCACAGGGTCGATTCGGCCTGGTTCGGCACCACGCGGTCGTAGACGTTCATCACGAACAGTGGCGCGGCCATGGCGATGATGTTGATCAGCAAGCTGGCCGCGATGGCATCGGCGTACAGCCAGCGGGACCGTTTGAGGGTGTCACGAAACCACGAACGCGCCCGGGGAATGAGCGTGCCGTGGTTGACGTCAAATTTATGCTGCGGTTGGGCGAAGAACACCTTGCCGCTGTAGTCATCGGCCAGCAGTTCGCGGCTGATGGTCACCTCACCGCCGTCGCTTTCGCTGAGCAGCAGTCGTGCCTGGTCGTCACCGACCCAGCCCAGCAGCACGGCGCTGCGACCGTCTTTGAGCAGCAACAGCGCTGGCATGGCGATGGGTGGAATTTGCTCGAGCTTGCGTTGCAGCACCCGGCCCTGCAGACCGGCACGGGCGGCGGCACGCGACAATAATTCGACGCTCAGCCGTTGCTTGGGCAGCGGCAGGCCGGTGGTGAGCATCGCCGCGCTGGCCGGCTTCTGATGCAGCATGCAGAGCGCCAACAGACCGTCCAGCAACGGGTCGTCGTGCAGCGTGCGCGGGTCATGAACGAGTTCGACTGGACTGACTTCTGATTCCACGCTCTGCACTCTGACTGATTAAAACGGGTTGTAGACTCAATTCATCCCAGGCAACTGAACCTTGGGTTTCATGTCGTTCTGCACAACCGATGCCAACGGTGCGACCACACCCTGGCTTTTCAACAACTGCCCCATGGTTGCCTTGATCCGGTACTGGGTGAACAGCTGCACGTTTTTGATTTCCGCCAGGCGCCGGGATGCGCTGAACAGCTCGTTTTCGCTGTCGAGCAAGTCGAGCAGGGTCCGCTCGCCGAGGCTGAACTGCTTCTGGTAGGCGGTGCGCACGTTGGCGCTGCGATCCACATATTGCTGGGCGACCGGCACCTGGGCGTTGGCGTTGTTCAAGGCGTTCCAGGCCAGGCCCAGCTCTTCGTTCAACTGGCGCAGCGCGTTGTTGCGGATGTCCAGGGCCTGGTTGGACAGGTACGACTTGGACTCCAGGTCCGCCTTGTTGCTGCCGCCGGCATACAGGTTGAAACGCATGCGCAGCATGGCCTGCCATTCATTGTTGTGGCCGTTCTGGCCGTCCAGGTCGTTGTCGGCCGTGCGACCCAACTCGGCGTCGAAGCGTGGGTAGAAGCTCGACTTGGCGGCTTCGTACTGTTGCTCGGCAGCGGCGATGTCAGCTTCGGCCGAACGCAATACCGGGCTGTTTTCCAGCATCTGGGCGCGGGCTTCGGTCAGGTTGGCCGGCAACAGCGCCATAAAGTCGGCAGGACGTTCCAGTTGATCGGGCAGTTGGCCGACGGCGCTGAGGTAGTTGGTCTCGGCATCGGCCAGGTTGGTCTGTTCGGTGATCAGGTTGTTGCGGGCCTGGGCCATGCGCGCTTCGGCCTGGTCCAGGTCGGCGCCGCTGCCCACGCCACGGGAAGTGCGCAACTTGATCTGGTCGAAGATACGCTCGTGGCTCTTGAGGTTTTCCTCGGCCAAGCGCACGAACTCGCGACGGGTCAGCACGTCCAGGTAGACCTGGGCCACCGTCAACCCGGTGCGCTCGGATGCGTCCAGCAGCGAGTAGGCACGGGCATTGACGGTGGCTTGTTGACGCCCCACTTCGCTGGACGTCGCAAAACCGTCAAAAACCATTTGCGACAGACGCAGGCTCGACTCGCTGCGGTTCAGGGTTTCCCAATGATTGTTACCGCCTGAACGGGTGGTGACGCTGTCGGTGCCTTCACGGCCGTATCCGGCTGCAAGGTCCACTCTAGGCAGGTAGCCGCCCTTGGCGGCCTTGAGTTGGTAATCGGCCGCGAGGCGACTGTTCACACCGGCCTGGATTTCAGGATGGACGTCCAGCGCCTGTTGCATGGCCTGCGGCAAGGTTTGTGCTTGTACGAAACTGGCGGCGAGGGCGAAGGGTAAAGCCTTGAGCAGGTGCGAACGCATGGTTGGATTATTCCCGAAACTCTTGTCTTGAATCACAGCGAAACGTGGCGCTGCATCGGATGATGGCAACCGGAATGACCGTATGTCGGAAAGTTCAAAACAGGAGCTGGAACACGCACCGAAAGAACAGGTCGCCGCTTAAATATCAATGTGACATTACGCCAATGATTGTTTAGGATGGCTGGCATAAGGTCAATAGTTTGGCACAAACAAAATAATTGAAAAATAAGAGCCAAAATATTGACATGTGGAAGCGTCAAATAACCTTACTTTGTGAACATGAACGTCCAGACCGCTGCCGCCTACAAGCTGCCGGGTCCATGGAAGTCTACTGAGCGTGGCACCCGGAGAGTCTTCAATGAGCAGTGTTATTGCCGTTGTCAAAAGCATTGTTGGTCAGGTTTTCGTCGTATCCCCCGAGGGCATCCGGCGCGTACTCATTGAAGGTGATCGCCTGAACGTAGGCGACCAATTGGACACCGGGCCTGCTGGCGCCGTCACACTGGAATTGGCCGATGGCCGCACCCTGGACCTGGGTCGCGACACTCAGTGGAGCGCCAATGCTCCGGACTCTTCCACTGACCTGGCACAAGCCACTGCCCAGGCCGCACCGTCGGTAGAAGAACTGCAGCAAGCCATCGCCGCTGGCGTCGACCCGACGACCGCCCTGGAAGCCACCGCCGCCGGCGCAACCGCCGCGGGGACTGGTGGTGCCGCCGGTGGCGGCCACAGCTTTGTGGTGCTGGATGCCACCGCTGGCAGCGTCGACCCTACCGTCGGCTTCCCAACCGAAGGTCTCGCTGCGGCTGCCGCCACCGACAACAACATTCTGGGTGGCGACACCACGGATACGACCGCCAACGCCGTGCTCAATGCAACGATGACCCTGAGCGCCACCCCGACCTTGACCGAGGCCGGTGGCGTGCTGGTGTATACCGCGACCGTGACCCAGGCTCCGCAGACCAACCTGACCGTGACCTTGTCCAACGGCGCGGTCATCGTGATCCCGGCGGGTCAACTCACCGGTAGCGTCAACGTCCCACTCGCGCCGAACGACACGGTCTACAACGACCCAAGCCAGATCAGCGTGACCGTCACTGGCACCACCGGCGGTACCGGCATTGCTGTGACCTTGCCCACCACGCCTGCCGTGACTCAGATCACCGACACCATCGACACCACCACCGTCACCCTGACGGCGGGCAACACCGTGACCGAAGGCGGCCAGATCACCTACACCGCCACCTTGACCAACCCGGCCCAGACCCCAGTGACCGTGACTTTGAGCAACGGCTCGGTCATCACCATCGCTGCTGGCCAGACGTCCGGCACCGTCAGCGTCGATACCCCGACCAATGATGTCTACAACAACGGCAGTACGGTCAGCACCACCATCACCGGCGCAACTGGCGGTAACTTCGAGAATTTGGTGCCGAGCACCGCGCCTGCGGTCACCACGATTACCGATTCGGCGGACACCACCGGCCTGACCTTGACCGCCAGCAACACCATCACCGAAGGCGGTTCGATCGTTTACACCGCGACGCTGACTAATCCGGCTCAAACTCCGGTCACCGTGACCTTGAGCAATGGCGCGGTGATCAACATCGCTGCTGGCCAGACGACTGGGTCCGTCAACGTCGAGACGCAGGCTAATGACGTCTACAACAATGGCAGCACGGTCAGCACCACCATTACGGGCGCAACCGGCGGCAACTTTGAGAATCTGGTACCGAGCACTGCGCCTGCGGTCACCACGATTACCGATTCGGCGGATACCACTGGCCTGACCCTGACCGCCAGCAACACCATCACCGAAGGCGGTTCGATTGTTTACACCGCGACGCTGACTAATCCGGCTCAAACTCCGGTCACCGTGACCTTGAGCAATGGCTCGGTCATCACCATCGCTGCGGGCCAGACTTCCGGGTCCGTCAACGTCGAGACGCCGGCTAATGACGTCTATAACAACGGCAGTGCGGTCAGCACCACCATTACCGGTGCGACAGGTGGCAACTTTGAGAATCTGGTGCCGAGCACCGCACCTGCCGTTACTACGATTACCGATTCGGCCGACACCACCGGCCTGACCCTGACCGCCAGCAACACCATCACCGAAGGCGGTCAGATCACCTACACCGCGACACTGACCAACCCGGCTCAGACTCCGGTGACCGTGACCTTGAGCAATGGCGCGGTGATCAACATCGCTGCAGGCCAGACGACTGGGACCGTCAACGTCGAGACACC harbors:
- a CDS encoding TolC family outer membrane protein, producing the protein MRSHLLKALPFALAASFVQAQTLPQAMQQALDVHPEIQAGVNSRLAADYQLKAAKGGYLPRVDLAAGYGREGTDSVTTRSGGNNHWETLNRSESSLRLSQMVFDGFATSSEVGRQQATVNARAYSLLDASERTGLTVAQVYLDVLTRREFVRLAEENLKSHERIFDQIKLRTSRGVGSGADLDQAEARMAQARNNLITEQTNLADAETNYLSAVGQLPDQLERPADFMALLPANLTEARAQMLENSPVLRSAEADIAAAEQQYEAAKSSFYPRFDAELGRTADNDLDGQNGHNNEWQAMLRMRFNLYAGGSNKADLESKSYLSNQALDIRNNALRQLNEELGLAWNALNNANAQVPVAQQYVDRSANVRTAYQKQFSLGERTLLDLLDSENELFSASRRLAEIKNVQLFTQYRIKATMGQLLKSQGVVAPLASVVQNDMKPKVQLPGMN
- a CDS encoding type I secretion system permease/ATPase; translated protein: MESEVSPVELVHDPRTLHDDPLLDGLLALCMLHQKPASAAMLTTGLPLPKQRLSVELLSRAAARAGLQGRVLQRKLEQIPPIAMPALLLLKDGRSAVLLGWVGDDQARLLLSESDGGEVTISRELLADDYSGKVFFAQPQHKFDVNHGTLIPRARSWFRDTLKRSRWLYADAIAASLLINIIAMAAPLFVMNVYDRVVPNQAESTLWVLAVGITGAYVFDLILKMLRSLCLDLAGKKTDLIISATLFERIVGMSMKYRPARVGSFAQNIHEFQSLRDFLASLTLTSLIDLPFTLLIFMVIAIIGGHLVWIPVLAFPIALLIGYALQKPLVATMERTMALGAERQSSLIETLAGLDAVKVNNAESERQYQWEQTIGTLSRLELRVKMLSGLAMNITLLIQQLAGVIMIVFGVYLIIAGNLSMGGLVACYMLSGRALSPLASLSGLLTRYQQARVTMTSVDQMMELPQERNFDERPLSRKVLQGAVECRQLNFTYPGQQNAALKNINLVIKPGEKIGIIGRSGSGKSSLAKLLVGLYQPDDGALLVDGVDIRQIDVSELRYNIGYVPQDIQLLAGTLRDNLTSGARYVEDELVLQAAELAGVHEFARLHPQGYELQVGERGQNLSGGQRQNVALARALLLNPPILLLDEPTSAMDNTGEERLKQRLAAVVENKTVLLVTHRASLLSLVDRLLVIDRGQILADGPKAAVMEALKKGQISVA